The proteins below come from a single Kitasatospora sp. NBC_00315 genomic window:
- a CDS encoding antibiotic biosynthesis monooxygenase, producing the protein MAVVKINVLTVPAEQREVLEKRFASRAGAVENSDGFEWFELLRPVEGTDQYLVYTRWATEEDFQAWMAGPMQAAHRQGPPAAEGAAPQRPAASGSTLWSFEVVQSAGPKA; encoded by the coding sequence ATGGCAGTCGTGAAGATCAATGTGCTGACCGTTCCCGCCGAGCAGCGTGAGGTGCTGGAGAAGCGGTTCGCCTCCCGGGCGGGGGCGGTGGAGAACTCGGACGGCTTCGAGTGGTTCGAGCTGCTGCGCCCGGTGGAGGGGACCGACCAGTACCTGGTCTACACCCGGTGGGCCACCGAGGAGGACTTCCAGGCGTGGATGGCCGGGCCGATGCAGGCCGCGCACCGCCAGGGCCCGCCGGCCGCCGAGGGCGCGGCGCCGCAGCGGCCGGCGGCCTCGGGGTCGACGCTCTGGTCCTTCGAGGTCGTGCAGTCCGCCGGGCCGAAGGCCTGA
- a CDS encoding ECF transporter S component produces the protein MARPVPLGRRSVATLVLISAIGVVAFGWPLLASTGSALVGHSTDAPWLFALLLPLLLAVVVAQISEGRSGGGGEPGMDAKAVALLGVLAAAGAALRPLGAGTAGLEPMFFLMVLAGRVLGPGFGFVLGSVSMFASALLTGGVGPWLPFQMLSMGWVCLGAGLLPGPAGLRGRRELTLLAGYGALSAVAYGTVMNLQGWPYIGGLSSSVSFHPGDPLSANLPRFAAYCLTTSLGWDLPRAALTVVLCLTLGTPVLRALRRASRRAAFDAPVAFRPPPS, from the coding sequence CTGGCCCGGCCCGTCCCGCTCGGCCGGCGCTCCGTGGCCACCCTGGTGCTCATCTCCGCGATCGGCGTGGTCGCCTTCGGCTGGCCGCTGCTGGCCTCCACCGGTTCCGCCCTGGTGGGCCACTCCACCGACGCGCCCTGGCTGTTCGCCCTGCTGCTGCCGCTGCTGCTCGCCGTGGTGGTCGCCCAGATCTCCGAGGGCCGCTCGGGCGGCGGCGGCGAGCCCGGCATGGACGCCAAGGCGGTCGCCCTGCTCGGCGTGCTCGCGGCGGCCGGCGCCGCCCTGCGTCCGCTCGGCGCGGGCACGGCCGGGCTGGAGCCGATGTTCTTCCTGATGGTGCTCGCCGGACGGGTCCTGGGCCCGGGCTTCGGATTCGTCCTGGGCTCGGTCTCGATGTTCGCCTCCGCCCTGCTCACCGGCGGGGTCGGCCCCTGGCTGCCGTTCCAGATGCTCTCGATGGGCTGGGTCTGCCTCGGCGCCGGGCTGCTCCCCGGGCCGGCCGGCCTGCGCGGGCGGCGTGAGCTCACGCTGCTGGCCGGCTACGGCGCCCTCTCGGCCGTCGCCTACGGCACGGTCATGAACCTCCAGGGCTGGCCCTACATCGGCGGCCTCTCCAGCTCGGTCTCCTTCCACCCCGGAGACCCGCTGAGTGCCAACCTGCCGCGCTTCGCGGCCTACTGCCTGACCACCTCGCTCGGCTGGGACCTCCCGCGCGCCGCCCTCACCGTCGTGCTCTGCCTCACGCTGGGCACGCCCGTCCTGCGCGCCCTGCGCCGCGCCTCGCGCCGCGCGGCCTTCGACGCCCCGGTCGCCTTCCGGCCGCCGCCGTCCTGA
- a CDS encoding ABC transporter ATP-binding protein has product MITFEQVSVSYPDAAAPALQGIDLTVPEGELCLLVGPSGSGKSTLLGTVSGLVPHFTGGVLHGRVTVGGRDTHTHRPRELADLVGTVGQDPLSHFVTDTVEDELAYGMESLGLAPEVMRRRVEETLDLLGLADLRARALTSLSGGQQQRVAIGSVLTVHPRVLVLDEPTSALDPGAAEEVLAVLQRLVHDLGTTVLLAEHRLERVVQYADRVLLLPGGGRPAVLGDPAEVMDRSPVHPPVVGLGRLAGWSPPPLSVRDARRRAVPLRSRLEGLRPAAPAAPGGEPVATVRRLAVRRGPVQALRGVDLVLRPGEITALMGRNGAGKSTLLASLVGLHAPTSGTVRVGGLTPHRARPKELVRQVGLVPQDPRDLLYGESLAAECTAADRDAGATAGSCRALVERLLPGIVDTTHPRDLSEGQRLTLALAVVLTSRPPLLLLDEPTRGLDYAAKARLVEILRALAADAHTVLLATHDVELAAELAHRTVILADGEIVADGPTPEVVLSSPAFAPQVAKILGPSPWLTVRQVAEALDTVALDTVDGDA; this is encoded by the coding sequence GTGATCACCTTCGAGCAGGTCTCGGTCAGCTACCCCGACGCCGCCGCGCCCGCCCTGCAGGGGATCGACCTGACCGTCCCCGAGGGCGAACTCTGCCTTCTGGTCGGCCCGTCCGGCTCCGGCAAGTCCACGCTGCTCGGCACCGTCAGCGGCCTGGTCCCGCACTTCACCGGCGGCGTGCTGCACGGCAGGGTCACCGTCGGCGGCCGCGACACCCACACCCACCGTCCGCGTGAACTCGCCGATCTGGTGGGCACGGTGGGTCAGGATCCGCTCTCGCACTTCGTCACCGACACGGTCGAGGACGAACTCGCCTACGGCATGGAGTCGCTGGGCCTGGCCCCGGAGGTGATGCGCCGCCGCGTCGAGGAGACGCTCGATCTGCTCGGTCTCGCCGACCTGCGCGCCCGCGCCCTCACCTCGCTCTCCGGCGGGCAGCAGCAGCGGGTCGCGATCGGATCGGTGCTGACCGTCCACCCCCGGGTCCTGGTGCTGGACGAACCCACCTCCGCGCTCGACCCTGGCGCGGCCGAGGAGGTGCTCGCCGTCCTCCAGCGGTTGGTGCACGACCTCGGCACCACCGTCCTGCTGGCCGAACACCGCCTGGAGCGGGTCGTGCAGTACGCCGACCGGGTGCTGCTGCTGCCCGGCGGCGGCCGACCGGCCGTCCTCGGTGATCCCGCCGAGGTGATGGACCGCTCCCCCGTGCACCCGCCGGTGGTCGGTCTGGGCCGGCTCGCCGGCTGGTCGCCGCCGCCGCTCTCCGTCCGGGACGCCCGCCGCCGGGCCGTCCCGCTGCGCAGCCGCCTGGAGGGGCTGCGCCCCGCCGCGCCCGCGGCCCCCGGCGGCGAGCCGGTCGCCACCGTGCGGCGGCTGGCCGTGCGGCGAGGTCCGGTCCAGGCCCTGCGCGGCGTCGACCTGGTGCTGCGCCCCGGCGAGATCACCGCACTGATGGGGCGCAACGGCGCGGGCAAGTCCACCCTGCTGGCGAGCCTGGTCGGCCTGCACGCCCCCACCAGCGGAACGGTCCGGGTCGGCGGACTGACCCCGCACCGGGCCCGGCCCAAGGAACTGGTCCGCCAGGTCGGCCTGGTGCCGCAGGATCCGCGCGACCTGCTGTACGGCGAGAGCCTCGCCGCCGAGTGCACGGCCGCCGACCGGGACGCCGGCGCCACCGCCGGCAGCTGCCGCGCCCTGGTCGAGCGGCTGCTGCCCGGCATCGTGGACACCACCCATCCGCGTGACCTCTCCGAGGGCCAGCGGCTCACCCTCGCGCTGGCCGTGGTGCTCACCTCCCGGCCGCCGCTGCTGCTGCTCGACGAGCCCACCCGGGGGCTCGACTACGCCGCCAAGGCGCGGCTGGTGGAGATCCTGCGCGCGCTGGCCGCCGATGCGCACACCGTCCTGCTGGCCACCCACGACGTCGAGCTGGCCGCCGAACTCGCGCACCGCACGGTGATCCTGGCCGACGGCGAGATCGTCGCGGACGGACCGACCCCGGAGGTCGTGCTCTCCTCCCCCGCCTTCGCCCCGCAGGTCGCCAAGATCCTCGGCCCGTCGCCCTGGCTGACCGTCCGGCAGGTGGCCGAGGCACTCGACACCGTGGCCCTCGACACCGTGGACGGTGACGCGTGA
- a CDS encoding energy-coupling factor transporter transmembrane component T — MTSSRRTRPAAGPRHLHPGAWWLWALGLGAAASRTTDPLLLLLVIAVAGYVVAARRGDAPWSRSYGAFLKLGLLVLGVRLLFAVLLGSPIPGSHVLFTLPQVPLPVWAQGVRIGGRVTVEGLLFALYDGLRLAALLICVGAANALASPARLLRALPAALHEAGVAVVVAMTFAPNLVADVQRLRAARRLRGRSDRGARALLSVGLPVLEGALERSVALAAAMDTRGFGRTADLPPGVARGTTALTLTGLLGICAATYGLLGADASGWAPPVLLLGLAATGGGLLLGGRRAVRSRYRPDPWVWREWLVACSGVLVAGLVIWLSGRDPAAFTPSVVPLSAPTLPLSAALAVLIGLIPASAAPTPPRSTP, encoded by the coding sequence GTGACCTCATCGCGCCGCACCCGCCCGGCCGCCGGCCCCCGCCACCTGCACCCCGGGGCCTGGTGGCTGTGGGCGCTCGGCCTCGGCGCGGCCGCCTCCCGCACCACCGACCCGCTGCTCCTCCTGCTGGTGATCGCCGTCGCCGGGTACGTGGTCGCCGCCCGGCGCGGCGACGCCCCCTGGTCGCGCTCCTACGGGGCGTTCCTCAAGCTGGGGCTGCTGGTGCTCGGCGTCCGGCTGCTGTTCGCCGTCCTGCTGGGCTCCCCGATCCCCGGCTCGCACGTGCTGTTCACGCTGCCCCAGGTGCCGCTGCCGGTCTGGGCACAGGGGGTGCGGATCGGCGGCCGGGTCACCGTCGAGGGCCTGCTGTTCGCGCTCTACGACGGGCTGCGGCTGGCGGCCCTGCTGATCTGCGTCGGGGCGGCGAACGCGCTGGCGAGCCCCGCCCGGCTGCTGCGCGCCCTGCCCGCCGCGCTGCACGAGGCGGGGGTGGCCGTCGTGGTGGCGATGACCTTCGCGCCCAACCTGGTCGCGGACGTCCAGCGGCTGCGCGCCGCCCGCCGGCTGCGCGGCCGCTCCGACCGGGGTGCGCGGGCCCTGCTCAGCGTCGGACTGCCGGTGCTGGAAGGCGCGTTGGAGCGCTCGGTCGCCCTGGCCGCCGCGATGGACACCCGCGGTTTCGGCCGGACCGCCGATCTCCCGCCGGGAGTCGCCCGCGGCACCACCGCGCTCACCCTGACCGGCCTGCTCGGGATCTGCGCGGCCACGTACGGGCTGCTCGGCGCGGACGCGAGCGGCTGGGCGCCGCCGGTGCTCCTCCTGGGGCTGGCGGCCACCGGCGGCGGGCTGCTGCTCGGCGGCAGACGCGCCGTCAGGAGCCGCTACCGGCCGGACCCCTGGGTCTGGCGGGAGTGGCTGGTGGCCTGCTCCGGCGTGCTGGTCGCCGGGCTGGTGATCTGGCTGTCGGGGCGCGACCCGGCGGCCTTCACGCCCTCCGTCGTCCCGCTGAGCGCCCCGACCCTGCCGCTGTCCGCCGCGCTGGCCGTCCTGATCGGCCTGATCCCCGCGTCGGCCGCCCCGACCCCGCCCCGGAGCACCCCGTGA